The following are encoded together in the Paludisphaera mucosa genome:
- a CDS encoding Calx-beta domain-containing protein, producing the protein MRGIRGGRGPRRSRRFAFGEFGLERRQLLSYAPTVAAYQVNQVAEGGQYGAQTTTGPDGVTTIVWTDFGLDGDGNGVYARRIDATGRPLGSQFRVNANTVGNQGAATVGSDAQGNVLVLWQDDQGGTSFFVQRFDPQGRKLGENTLLPGTAGIINYFSLRVLPDGGFIVLGNDVGAWGTAAYRRYTAAGELAASSTLPLDRPGWSFQTFSGELPSAMAGNNLVVTWLEIRTQSIPDVGTRYDGRVWARRIDANGQAVGPDVLVVSKEAETDYQVAQNLKPAVTGLADGGFLAAWYAYSPGGSAFVGRRFDASATPQDRLITFSPTSSASYGHGDTVTLKQLSDGNILAAAVQETAFEADTSDFRVFNPEGDPLTPRISMPSVTAYYLGNVRIAPTGGSSFVIAWGDQANPPYNGEIYAQAFADVSTIGFTTSAIRVGESSGLATLTVARDGSAAAAASVRYATLSESASGGLDYTASSGVATFAAGQSTASITIPILRDREVEGDETFLVTLSDPIGVAFGDTLALRVTIVDDPDGTGGPTLPNVYLDRGADGLWAWIQGVGSQQLSAWDPEGLAVAADGTLYVDFGLRGLWTRTGADLVQINSADPEGLSAAPDGSLYVDYGPYGLWRRDAAGLAQLNVANPEGFAASADGTLYVDFGPYGLWRRDAQGIVQINAADPENLAVAPNGILYVDFGPYGFWRRDAAGIAQVNPANPEALVAAADGSVFVDFGPYGLWRWSNGFVQLNAADPEALAAAPDGSLYIDFGAYGLWSWKAGGFSQINRANPDGFDVARDGFIYIDFGPFGVWRRGPSGLFEMIDPIDSQRLEG; encoded by the coding sequence ATGCGCGGGATCCGGGGAGGACGAGGGCCGAGGCGTTCGAGGCGATTCGCCTTCGGCGAGTTCGGCCTTGAGCGGCGTCAACTGCTGTCGTACGCGCCGACGGTCGCCGCCTATCAGGTGAACCAGGTGGCGGAGGGGGGCCAGTACGGCGCCCAGACCACGACCGGGCCCGACGGCGTGACGACGATCGTCTGGACGGACTTCGGCCTGGACGGCGACGGCAACGGCGTCTACGCCCGGCGGATCGACGCCACGGGGCGCCCGCTCGGCTCGCAGTTCCGCGTCAATGCGAACACGGTCGGGAACCAGGGGGCCGCCACGGTCGGGTCGGACGCGCAGGGGAACGTCCTCGTGCTCTGGCAGGACGACCAGGGCGGCACCTCGTTCTTCGTCCAGCGTTTCGATCCGCAGGGCCGGAAGCTCGGCGAGAACACGCTGCTGCCGGGCACGGCGGGCATCATCAATTACTTCAGCCTCCGGGTGCTGCCCGACGGCGGCTTCATCGTGCTGGGGAACGACGTCGGCGCGTGGGGAACGGCCGCCTACCGCCGCTATACCGCGGCAGGCGAGTTGGCGGCCAGCTCCACCCTGCCCCTGGATCGCCCGGGATGGAGCTTCCAGACCTTTTCCGGCGAGCTCCCCTCGGCGATGGCGGGGAACAACCTGGTCGTGACGTGGTTGGAGATCCGGACCCAGAGCATACCCGACGTCGGCACCCGCTACGACGGCCGCGTCTGGGCGCGGCGGATCGACGCGAACGGCCAGGCGGTCGGCCCCGACGTGCTGGTCGTCTCGAAGGAGGCGGAGACGGACTATCAGGTGGCGCAAAACCTCAAGCCGGCCGTCACGGGGCTCGCCGACGGCGGGTTCCTGGCGGCCTGGTACGCCTACAGCCCCGGCGGATCCGCGTTCGTCGGCCGGCGGTTCGACGCGTCGGCGACGCCCCAGGACCGGCTGATCACGTTCTCGCCGACATCCTCGGCCAGCTACGGACACGGCGACACCGTCACCCTCAAGCAGTTGAGCGACGGCAACATCCTGGCGGCGGCCGTCCAGGAGACCGCGTTCGAGGCCGACACCAGCGATTTCCGGGTCTTCAACCCGGAGGGAGACCCCCTGACGCCGCGGATCTCTATGCCTTCGGTGACGGCTTATTACCTCGGCAACGTCCGGATCGCCCCCACCGGAGGGTCGTCCTTCGTCATCGCGTGGGGGGACCAGGCCAACCCGCCGTACAACGGCGAGATCTACGCCCAGGCGTTCGCCGACGTCTCGACGATCGGCTTCACGACCTCCGCGATCCGGGTCGGCGAGTCGAGCGGCCTGGCGACGCTCACGGTGGCGCGCGACGGCTCGGCCGCGGCGGCCGCGAGCGTCCGCTACGCCACGCTCTCCGAGTCGGCCTCGGGCGGGCTCGACTACACGGCCTCCTCGGGCGTGGCGACGTTCGCCGCCGGGCAGTCCACCGCCAGCATCACCATCCCGATCCTGCGCGACCGCGAGGTCGAAGGCGACGAGACGTTCCTCGTCACGCTCAGCGACCCGATCGGCGTCGCGTTCGGCGACACGCTCGCGCTTCGCGTGACGATCGTCGACGACCCGGACGGGACCGGCGGGCCGACGCTCCCGAACGTCTACCTGGACCGCGGCGCGGACGGCCTATGGGCCTGGATCCAGGGGGTCGGCTCGCAGCAGTTGAGCGCCTGGGATCCCGAAGGCCTGGCCGTCGCGGCCGACGGGACCCTGTACGTCGACTTCGGTCTCCGAGGCCTCTGGACCCGGACCGGCGCCGATCTCGTGCAGATCAACTCCGCCGACCCCGAGGGCCTGTCCGCGGCCCCCGACGGCTCGCTTTACGTCGACTACGGGCCCTACGGCCTCTGGCGCCGCGACGCGGCCGGCCTCGCGCAGCTCAACGTCGCCAACCCCGAGGGCTTCGCCGCCTCGGCCGACGGCACGTTGTACGTGGACTTCGGGCCTTACGGCCTCTGGCGGCGGGACGCGCAAGGCATCGTCCAGATCAACGCCGCCGATCCCGAGAACCTGGCCGTCGCCCCGAACGGGATCCTTTACGTCGACTTCGGCCCGTACGGATTCTGGCGGCGCGACGCCGCCGGGATCGCGCAGGTCAACCCGGCCAACCCCGAGGCCCTGGTCGCCGCGGCCGACGGGTCCGTCTTCGTCGACTTCGGCCCCTACGGCCTCTGGCGCTGGAGCAACGGATTCGTCCAGCTCAACGCCGCCGATCCCGAGGCCCTCGCCGCCGCGCCGGACGGCTCGCTGTACATCGACTTCGGCGCCTACGGGTTGTGGAGCTGGAAGGCCGGCGGCTTCAGCCAGATCAATCGAGCGAACCCCGACGGGTTCGACGTCGCCCGCGACGGATTCATCTACATCGACTTCGGCCCCTTCGGAGTCTGGCGCCGAGGCCCCTCCGGCCTGTTCGAGATGATCGACCCCATCGATTCCCAGCGCCTCGAAGGCTGA
- a CDS encoding alkaline phosphatase, which translates to MTRHASRPVRATVASLAAALLAWGSACTARAEDLLKELQTEYSTHAGEKRDRVYHFGSQGPGDVFSNHGSHSNRQIPVYAWGAKADLGLIMGPASSYRDAEKLRAIYGYVPENTVNPEADYADQSDIRKVLESAAARGGKHIFIVWFDGMDWVTTQAAAVAKSKKVYTEGKGAGLIFQDYAGAGSNPQYGYVVTSPTHDDSDLDVDAQTVSIPKTSMKGGYDAQIAGPNPWTLGPLGPQAPGYFKGQSANDKDKEGVKAVGRLLHSYTDSSQSAAEIVSGVKSYNNSLNVTDDGRVVTTLFHDLQAKGWKTGVVTSVPFPHASPAGMYAQNVYRDDYQDIARSMLGIPGAIQEARKVPLHPGLDVVVGTGYGIMMEEKHFKAQGKNSVDGHLFLADADRAAIDVKNGGKYTVVETKLGSNGGEALARAAEEATRTGSRLLGLFGDKGLDHLPFRTADGNYDPPPNPAKLGKEPVAEVYSKEELDAQPTLAQMTDAALAVVARPDQRFILFVEAGDVDFALHANNLDNAVGAVYSGEDAIKRIIRWVETRSNWEDSVLVVSSDHGHYLVLDHPEGLLAPAR; encoded by the coding sequence ATGACCCGACACGCATCCCGACCCGTTCGCGCGACCGTCGCCTCGCTGGCGGCGGCGCTGCTCGCCTGGGGATCCGCCTGCACGGCCCGGGCCGAAGACCTCTTGAAGGAGCTGCAGACGGAATATTCGACCCACGCCGGCGAGAAACGCGACCGCGTGTATCATTTCGGCTCGCAGGGGCCGGGCGACGTCTTCTCGAACCACGGCAGCCACTCCAACCGCCAGATCCCGGTCTACGCCTGGGGGGCCAAGGCCGACCTCGGCCTCATCATGGGGCCGGCCAGCAGCTATCGCGACGCCGAGAAGCTGCGCGCGATCTACGGCTACGTCCCCGAGAACACCGTCAACCCCGAGGCCGACTACGCCGACCAGAGCGACATCCGCAAGGTCCTCGAATCGGCCGCGGCCAGGGGGGGCAAGCATATCTTCATCGTCTGGTTCGACGGCATGGACTGGGTGACCACCCAGGCCGCCGCCGTCGCCAAGTCCAAGAAGGTCTACACCGAGGGCAAGGGCGCGGGCCTGATCTTCCAGGACTACGCCGGCGCGGGCTCGAACCCGCAATACGGCTACGTCGTCACCAGCCCGACCCACGACGACAGCGACCTCGACGTCGACGCGCAGACCGTCTCCATCCCCAAGACCAGCATGAAGGGGGGCTACGACGCCCAGATCGCCGGCCCGAACCCCTGGACCCTCGGCCCGCTCGGACCCCAGGCGCCCGGCTATTTCAAGGGCCAGTCGGCGAACGACAAGGATAAGGAGGGGGTGAAGGCCGTCGGCCGGCTGCTGCACTCGTACACGGACTCCTCCCAGAGCGCCGCGGAGATCGTCAGCGGGGTCAAGTCGTACAACAACAGCCTCAACGTCACCGACGACGGCCGCGTCGTGACGACCCTCTTCCACGACCTCCAGGCCAAGGGCTGGAAGACCGGCGTCGTCACCAGCGTGCCCTTCCCGCACGCGTCGCCCGCCGGCATGTACGCCCAGAACGTCTATCGCGACGACTACCAGGACATCGCCCGCTCCATGCTCGGCATCCCGGGCGCCATCCAGGAGGCCCGCAAGGTCCCGCTCCACCCGGGGCTCGACGTCGTCGTGGGCACCGGCTACGGGATCATGATGGAGGAGAAGCACTTCAAGGCGCAGGGCAAGAACTCCGTCGACGGCCACCTGTTCCTCGCCGACGCCGACCGCGCCGCGATCGACGTCAAGAACGGCGGAAAGTACACCGTCGTCGAGACGAAGCTGGGCAGCAACGGCGGCGAGGCCCTCGCCCGCGCCGCCGAGGAGGCCACCAGGACCGGCTCGCGCCTCCTCGGCCTCTTCGGCGACAAGGGGCTGGACCACCTCCCCTTCCGCACCGCCGACGGCAACTACGACCCGCCTCCCAACCCCGCGAAGCTCGGCAAGGAGCCGGTCGCCGAGGTCTACTCCAAGGAGGAACTCGACGCCCAGCCGACCCTCGCCCAGATGACCGACGCCGCGCTCGCCGTCGTGGCCCGGCCCGATCAGCGGTTCATCCTCTTCGTCGAGGCGGGCGACGTCGACTTCGCGCTCCACGCCAACAACCTGGACAACGCCGTCGGAGCCGTCTACAGCGGCGAGGACGCCATCAAGCGGATCATCCGCTGGGTCGAGACCCGGAGCAACTGGGAAGACTCCGTCCTCGTCGTCTCGTCCGACCACGGCCATTACCTGGTGCTCGACCACCCCGAAGGATTGCTCGCGCCCGCCAGGTGA
- the glgC gene encoding glucose-1-phosphate adenylyltransferase, with amino-acid sequence MYRDVLAIVLAGGRGSRLDPLTRDRAKPAVPFGGIYRIIDFTLSNCINSDIRRILVLTQYKATSLNRHIDQGWNFLCRELDEYIEVIPPQQRIAETWYQGTADAIYQNVYTIEKAAPRDTIILAGDHIYKMNYARMIDFHRQQRADLTVACQPSSLEAARDFGVMGTDAEGRITRFVEKPKDPPPMPGHPDQALASMGIYVFNTDAMYELLFQDAARKEASDHDFGRDIIPRMVAKGMRVYAYPFRDENRKTAAYWRDVGTLDAYFQTSMDLIAVDPILNLYDREWPIHTYQPASPPPKFVHTDPDRRGSAYSSIVCQGVIVSGGQVYRGILSPGVRIHSYSLVEDSILFEGVDVGRHAKIRRAIVDKHVRVPAGFTIGWDRRLDLERGFTITPEGVTVVSKDEDLERFV; translated from the coding sequence GTGTATCGCGACGTACTGGCGATCGTGCTGGCGGGCGGGCGGGGATCGCGGCTGGATCCCCTGACGCGGGACCGCGCCAAGCCGGCCGTCCCCTTCGGGGGCATCTACCGGATCATCGACTTCACGCTCTCCAACTGCATCAATTCCGACATCCGGCGCATCCTGGTCCTCACGCAGTACAAGGCCACCAGCCTCAACCGCCACATCGACCAGGGCTGGAACTTCCTCTGCCGCGAGCTGGACGAGTACATCGAGGTCATCCCGCCCCAGCAGCGGATCGCCGAGACCTGGTACCAGGGGACGGCCGACGCGATCTATCAGAACGTCTACACGATCGAGAAGGCCGCGCCCCGCGACACCATCATCCTGGCCGGCGACCACATCTATAAGATGAACTACGCCCGGATGATCGACTTCCACCGCCAGCAGCGCGCCGACCTGACAGTCGCCTGCCAGCCCTCGTCGCTGGAGGCGGCGCGCGACTTCGGCGTGATGGGGACCGACGCCGAGGGCCGGATCACCCGCTTCGTCGAGAAGCCGAAGGACCCGCCGCCCATGCCCGGCCACCCCGACCAGGCGCTGGCCTCGATGGGCATCTACGTCTTCAACACCGACGCCATGTACGAGCTGCTCTTCCAGGACGCCGCCCGGAAGGAGGCCAGCGACCACGACTTCGGCCGCGACATCATCCCCCGCATGGTCGCCAAGGGGATGCGCGTGTACGCCTACCCGTTCCGCGACGAGAACCGCAAGACCGCCGCCTACTGGCGCGACGTCGGCACGCTCGACGCCTACTTCCAGACCAGCATGGACCTGATCGCGGTCGACCCGATCCTCAACCTGTACGACCGCGAATGGCCGATCCACACCTACCAGCCGGCCTCGCCGCCGCCCAAGTTCGTCCACACCGACCCCGACCGCCGGGGCTCGGCGTACAGCTCGATCGTCTGCCAGGGGGTGATCGTCTCCGGGGGCCAGGTCTACCGCGGCATCCTCTCGCCCGGCGTCCGGATCCACAGCTATTCGCTGGTCGAGGATTCGATCCTCTTCGAGGGCGTCGACGTCGGCCGCCACGCCAAGATCCGCCGCGCCATCGTCGACAAGCACGTCCGCGTGCCCGCCGGCTTCACGATCGGCTGGGACCGCCGCCTCGACCTCGAACGCGGCTTCACCATCACCCCCGAGGGCGTCACGGTCGTCTCCAAGGACGAGGACCTCGAACGGTTCGTCTGA
- a CDS encoding Npun_F0296 family exosortase-dependent surface protein: MRMASLRMQLGIASVVLGLGTGTAYADLVLSVEPPKAQQTSVADVTTEDFDGFETGWQSSLTTAVGTITSDSMFVRTADQYGGAGGVGKYLAVAGDAPTTLTFNTAQSFFGFWWSAADPTNAFAIYSGSTLLASFNPTTALGALDYHYKGNPTDDFSGQDYGEKFAYLDFTGTDGTTFDRIVFMNPNGGSRLELDNFSIRAEALETPPGTGIDGVGVVPEPSSLAMAGASMLAACGFAARRRGRRPA; encoded by the coding sequence ATGCGAATGGCTTCCCTGCGCATGCAACTTGGGATTGCGTCGGTGGTGCTGGGCCTCGGGACGGGGACGGCGTATGCGGATCTGGTCCTCAGCGTCGAGCCGCCCAAGGCGCAGCAGACGTCGGTCGCCGACGTGACGACCGAGGATTTCGACGGCTTCGAGACCGGCTGGCAGTCGTCGTTGACGACGGCCGTCGGCACGATCACCTCGGACAGCATGTTCGTGAGGACCGCCGACCAGTACGGCGGCGCCGGGGGCGTCGGCAAGTACCTGGCGGTCGCCGGGGACGCGCCCACCACCCTGACGTTCAACACGGCCCAGTCGTTCTTCGGCTTCTGGTGGTCGGCCGCCGACCCCACCAACGCATTCGCGATCTACTCGGGCTCGACCCTGCTCGCCAGCTTCAACCCGACGACGGCCCTGGGCGCGCTGGACTACCACTACAAGGGGAACCCGACCGATGACTTTTCGGGCCAGGATTACGGCGAGAAGTTCGCGTACCTGGATTTCACGGGGACCGATGGGACGACCTTCGACAGGATCGTCTTCATGAACCCCAACGGCGGCAGCCGGCTCGAGCTGGACAACTTCAGCATCCGCGCGGAGGCCCTCGAGACCCCTCCGGGGACCGGAATCGACGGCGTCGGCGTGGTCCCCGAACCGTCGTCGCTCGCGATGGCCGGGGCGTCCATGCTGGCCGCCTGCGGCTTCGCCGCCCGCCGGCGAGGCCGCCGCCCCGCCTGA
- the asnB gene encoding asparagine synthase (glutamine-hydrolyzing), with the protein MCGICGAVWGDPSKALGEDRLQAMMDRIVHRGPDDSGVYRDGHAALGFRRLAIVDLPGGHQPLSNEDGTIWTVFNGEIYNFPALRRRLEAKGHVLRSTGDTEVLVHLYEDEGPRMFELLRGMFALAIWDAPRRTLVLGRDRMGQKPLLYREHDGRLAFASELKALTVLPEADVPRRIDPAALDQFLTFGYVPQPRTILEGVRKLPPAHYAVWHDGKLRVERYWSPDWNAERRRPFEEDAEELRATLDDAVREQMIADVPLGAFLSGGVDSTIIVGLMQRASTRPVKTFAIGFPDAAYDETAFAAAAAKALGTDHHTFIVEPKAWETLPALARQFDEPFADSSALPTWHVARETRREVTVALTGDAGDELFGGYDRYRALALTELYQRIPAGPRRLLGGTMRRLVPRTGKAKSRLRALERLAERIDEPASDRYLGWMATFDEDQAMGLYTNDLIDRFQPSAEATDPAAVLARAMGEAGGRDVVTRAMVSDLLTYLPGDLLYKVDMASMAHSLECRGPFLDHRVVELAAAMPLDRKLRLRPGRSKVVLKRAFADLIPESIRKRPKMGFGVPVGRWFRHELKAELTEILLDPATLGRGLFRPERIRELVDEHVSGRREHGHRLWALLMLELWMRNYLDAS; encoded by the coding sequence ATGTGCGGCATCTGCGGGGCGGTCTGGGGCGATCCGAGCAAGGCGCTGGGCGAGGACCGCCTGCAGGCGATGATGGACCGGATCGTCCATCGCGGGCCCGACGATTCCGGCGTCTATCGCGACGGGCACGCCGCGCTGGGGTTCCGTCGCCTGGCGATCGTCGACCTGCCGGGGGGGCATCAGCCGCTCTCGAACGAGGACGGCACGATCTGGACCGTCTTCAACGGCGAGATCTACAACTTCCCCGCGCTCCGGCGCCGGCTGGAGGCGAAGGGCCACGTCCTGCGCTCGACCGGCGACACCGAGGTCCTCGTGCACCTCTACGAGGACGAAGGTCCGAGGATGTTCGAGCTGCTGCGGGGCATGTTCGCGCTGGCGATCTGGGACGCCCCCCGCCGCACGCTGGTCCTGGGCCGCGACCGGATGGGCCAGAAGCCGCTGCTCTACCGCGAGCACGACGGCCGGCTGGCCTTCGCCAGCGAGCTGAAGGCGCTGACGGTGCTGCCCGAGGCCGACGTCCCCCGCCGCATCGACCCGGCGGCGCTCGATCAATTCCTCACATTTGGATACGTCCCGCAGCCCCGGACGATCCTCGAAGGCGTACGCAAGCTCCCGCCGGCGCACTACGCGGTCTGGCATGACGGAAAGCTGCGCGTCGAGCGCTACTGGAGCCCGGACTGGAACGCCGAACGCCGGCGGCCGTTCGAGGAGGACGCCGAGGAGCTGCGCGCGACGCTCGACGACGCGGTCCGCGAGCAGATGATCGCCGACGTGCCCCTGGGCGCGTTCCTCTCGGGGGGCGTCGACTCGACCATCATCGTCGGCCTGATGCAGCGGGCGTCGACGCGGCCGGTGAAGACGTTCGCCATCGGCTTCCCCGACGCCGCCTACGACGAGACGGCCTTCGCCGCCGCCGCCGCGAAGGCGCTCGGGACCGACCACCACACGTTCATCGTCGAGCCCAAAGCCTGGGAGACCCTGCCGGCGCTCGCCCGCCAGTTCGACGAGCCGTTCGCCGACAGCTCGGCCCTGCCGACCTGGCACGTCGCCCGCGAGACCCGCCGCGAGGTCACCGTGGCGCTCACCGGCGACGCCGGCGACGAGCTGTTCGGCGGCTACGACCGCTATCGCGCGCTCGCCCTGACCGAACTCTACCAGCGCATCCCCGCCGGGCCCCGCCGGCTCCTGGGCGGGACGATGAGGAGGCTGGTGCCGCGGACGGGCAAGGCGAAGTCGCGGCTGCGCGCCCTGGAACGGCTCGCCGAGCGGATCGACGAGCCCGCGTCGGACCGCTACCTCGGCTGGATGGCGACGTTCGACGAGGACCAGGCGATGGGCCTCTACACGAACGACCTGATCGACCGGTTCCAGCCCTCCGCGGAGGCGACCGACCCGGCCGCCGTGCTCGCCCGCGCCATGGGCGAGGCGGGCGGGCGCGACGTGGTGACGCGCGCGATGGTCTCGGACCTGCTCACCTACCTGCCCGGCGACCTGCTGTACAAGGTCGACATGGCGAGCATGGCCCACAGCCTGGAGTGTCGGGGGCCGTTCCTGGACCATCGGGTCGTCGAGCTGGCGGCGGCGATGCCGCTCGACCGCAAGCTGCGGCTGCGCCCGGGGCGGTCCAAGGTCGTGCTCAAGCGGGCCTTCGCCGACCTCATCCCCGAATCCATCCGGAAGCGCCCCAAGATGGGCTTCGGCGTCCCGGTCGGCCGCTGGTTCCGCCACGAGCTGAAGGCCGAGCTGACCGAGATC